The Arcobacter sp. LA11 genome segment TATCCTACTTATGCAGATATTATAAAACAACCTTCAAAACAGTTTTATATTAATAAATTACTAAATAACAAGTTTTTAAAGTTTTTAAAAAAAATTAAATCGATAGTTACAGGGAGTTAGTTATGAAAAGTAAAATTATAATAGTTCTTGTATTTGTTTTAATCATTGGTCTAATTAAATTTTTTGATTTGGATTCATATTTTACTTTTGAGAATTTAAAAGCTCAAAAAGATGTATTAACTACTTTTGTAAATGAAAATTATGCTTTAACTGTAGTTATATTTATTCTTACGTATATAGTATCTGTTGCTTTTTTAATTCCTATTGCTACAGTATTGACTCTTTCAGGTGGATTTTTATTTGGTGCACTTGTTGGGACTGTATTTGTAAATATTGGAGCAACACTAGGAGCAGTAGCTGCTTTTTTACTTGCGCGATATATAATTGGAAAAAAGGTACAATCAAAATATGAAAAGCAATTAGAAAAATTTAATACA includes the following:
- a CDS encoding TVP38/TMEM64 family protein — translated: MKSKIIIVLVFVLIIGLIKFFDLDSYFTFENLKAQKDVLTTFVNENYALTVVIFILTYIVSVAFLIPIATVLTLSGGFLFGALVGTVFVNIGATLGAVAAFLLARYIIGKKVQSKYEKQLEKFNTELENSKYQYLFSLRFLPIFPFFLVNFLCGVTKVDLKTFIITTSLGIIPGSFVYTYAGSQLANINSLGDIFTKDILFAFILLGLLTLVPVIVKKFKNRRKEISNEDIVT